One Glycocaulis abyssi DNA window includes the following coding sequences:
- a CDS encoding lysostaphin resistance A-like protein has protein sequence MAEQALVPPSWQALYAPWAPASRRSYGWSTPFILILTYAISAIPLVILMAVAAAGAPGGLEAVAEQGEAAVSGDVMLPGILMQFALWAALIIVWAKAFERRSFASMGFTANRWLARYLRGLAIGVGLVVLLGGVMAALTAIAPGAVPEEMRDMTGPDDADWAVLAGGAFIGFALFAIITFLIQGGAEEVIFRGWLMSTLTARWGAVAAIIGSSVIFGAFHLHVMVSGVAYGLMAVFGIAATGLFFALYAYAERGVWGAAAAHGTFNAAAVLMPLAMMQVSEPERTPGDLFAEVLERATGMAGVEATEVGPHLLVQPGVFLTLSLIVFLRMRARKA, from the coding sequence ATGGCTGAGCAGGCTCTCGTCCCGCCGAGCTGGCAGGCGCTCTACGCCCCGTGGGCACCCGCATCGCGGCGCAGCTATGGCTGGTCAACGCCGTTTATCCTGATCCTCACCTACGCCATTTCCGCCATCCCCCTGGTGATTCTCATGGCGGTGGCCGCTGCCGGCGCGCCGGGCGGGCTGGAGGCCGTGGCCGAACAGGGCGAGGCGGCGGTTTCCGGCGATGTCATGCTGCCGGGCATACTCATGCAGTTCGCCCTGTGGGCGGCGCTCATCATCGTGTGGGCGAAGGCGTTTGAACGGCGCAGTTTCGCGTCGATGGGCTTTACGGCCAATCGCTGGCTGGCGCGCTATCTGCGCGGTCTTGCCATCGGTGTGGGCCTTGTCGTGCTGCTGGGCGGGGTGATGGCCGCGCTCACCGCAATTGCGCCCGGCGCGGTGCCGGAGGAGATGCGCGACATGACCGGGCCCGATGATGCCGACTGGGCGGTGCTGGCGGGCGGAGCCTTTATCGGGTTTGCCCTGTTTGCGATTATCACCTTCCTCATTCAGGGCGGGGCGGAGGAGGTCATCTTCCGCGGCTGGCTGATGAGCACGCTGACCGCGCGCTGGGGCGCGGTGGCGGCCATTATCGGCTCCAGCGTGATCTTTGGCGCCTTCCATCTGCATGTGATGGTGTCCGGCGTCGCCTATGGCCTGATGGCCGTGTTCGGGATTGCCGCGACGGGGCTGTTTTTCGCGCTCTACGCCTATGCCGAGCGCGGGGTGTGGGGCGCAGCCGCTGCCCACGGCACGTTCAACGCGGCGGCGGTCCTGATGCCGCTGGCGATGATGCAGGTGAGCGAGCCGGAGCGCACACCGGGCGATCTCTTCGCCGAGGTGCTGGAGCGGGCGACCGGCATGGCGGGCGTGGAAGCTACGGAGGTCGGCCCGCACCTGCTGGTCCAGCCGGGCGTGTTTCTCACGCTTAGCCTGATCGTGTTCCTGCGTATGCGGGCGAGGAAGGCGTAG
- a CDS encoding energy transducer TonB, translating to MLKFLIPVLGLVLAGMWLPGAAHAIPPSVMEPYRAYMAAIEADDLEAAAPHAEEAWQAGVAAGIDDETLAALAENRAQLYSDIEEHARAGAAWDATVEVLRRTGADGDALSSAMHNAALSYFMASRMTEARQRADAYLAEIGDAGPDAHLYTIHNIRAQSLWDAGRTRQAGAAAVEALDMLERIGPSVTQRTMALAKLAAVGRSLTRDTQSMAFYLTLSTEISEALGWADSQHEAMDAWLRYLRRNMTDREREDLFERVMASALFDFEFEYPESEPPEDDGLDGVEVQIALPQDRRPPSYPYDAMQAGAEGTAMVQFDVSATGRPENIEVIFSVPYSTFGRAAVNAVRRWRYTPRTEDGQPVAERGLQTMFEFTIQ from the coding sequence ATGCTGAAATTCCTGATACCCGTTCTGGGGCTTGTTCTGGCGGGCATGTGGCTGCCGGGCGCGGCCCATGCCATTCCGCCATCAGTGATGGAGCCTTACCGTGCCTATATGGCCGCGATCGAGGCTGATGATCTGGAAGCGGCGGCGCCGCATGCCGAGGAAGCCTGGCAGGCCGGTGTGGCGGCGGGCATTGATGACGAGACGCTGGCCGCGCTGGCGGAGAACCGGGCGCAGCTTTATTCCGATATCGAGGAGCATGCCCGTGCCGGCGCGGCCTGGGACGCCACGGTTGAAGTTCTGCGCCGCACAGGTGCCGACGGCGACGCCCTTTCATCTGCCATGCATAACGCGGCATTGTCCTATTTCATGGCGTCCCGGATGACAGAGGCCAGGCAGCGCGCCGACGCCTACCTTGCCGAGATCGGCGATGCGGGGCCGGACGCGCATCTTTACACCATTCACAACATACGCGCGCAGTCGCTCTGGGATGCGGGGCGGACACGGCAGGCTGGCGCGGCGGCCGTTGAGGCGCTCGACATGCTAGAGCGGATTGGACCGTCGGTGACGCAACGCACCATGGCGCTGGCCAAGCTGGCTGCGGTCGGCCGCAGCCTGACGCGCGACACGCAAAGCATGGCGTTTTACCTTACCCTGTCCACGGAAATCAGTGAGGCACTTGGCTGGGCAGATAGTCAGCACGAGGCCATGGACGCATGGCTCCGGTACCTGCGCCGGAATATGACTGACCGTGAACGTGAAGACCTGTTCGAGCGCGTGATGGCGTCAGCGCTGTTTGATTTCGAGTTTGAGTATCCAGAATCAGAGCCACCGGAAGATGACGGGCTGGACGGTGTCGAGGTGCAGATCGCCCTCCCGCAGGACCGCCGCCCGCCGAGCTATCCTTATGATGCAATGCAGGCTGGGGCGGAGGGGACCGCCATGGTCCAGTTTGATGTGTCTGCAACCGGCAGACCGGAGAATATCGAGGTCATCTTCTCTGTGCCCTATTCGACCTTCGGCAGGGCTGCCGTAAACGCCGTCCGGCGCTGGCGCTATACGCCGCGAACGGAAGATGGCCAGCCGGTGGCCGAACGTGGATTGCAGACCATGTTCGAGTTTACCATCCAATGA
- the trmFO gene encoding methylenetetrahydrofolate--tRNA-(uracil(54)-C(5))-methyltransferase (FADH(2)-oxidizing) TrmFO codes for MTQTSPIHIIGGGMAGSEAAWQAAEAGARVTLHEMRPVRRTEAHQTDGLAELVCSNSFRSDDHETNAVGLLHEEMRRANSLIMATGDVNQVPAGGALAVDREAFSRAVTAKLEAHPNIEIRREEIAGLPPEDWNNVIVATGPLTSPALAEAVHSLTGEGELAFFDAIAPIIFADSIDMGVAWKQSRYDKGETEEDRAAYINCPMDREQYHAFVEALLAGDKTVFRDWEKDTPYFEACLPIEVMAERGIETLRHGPMKPRGLTNAHKPGEKPYAVVQLRQDNAHGTLFNMVGFQTKLKYGAQTDIFRMIPGLENAQFARLGGIHRNTFLNSPKLLDPVMRLKARPALRFAGQITGVEGYVESAAMGLLAGRFAAAERLGQPVTPPPPTTALGALLMHITTGHVPGRKGAFQPMNVNFGLFPDMQGPSKGPNGERLRGAAKAQAKKRLMTARALADCDAWINQPEAA; via the coding sequence ATGACACAGACCTCACCCATACACATTATTGGCGGCGGCATGGCCGGTTCGGAAGCGGCCTGGCAGGCGGCAGAGGCTGGCGCGCGCGTTACCTTGCACGAAATGCGCCCGGTACGCCGCACCGAAGCCCACCAGACAGATGGCCTCGCGGAGCTGGTCTGTTCCAACTCCTTCCGCTCCGACGACCATGAGACCAATGCGGTCGGCCTCTTACACGAGGAGATGCGCCGGGCGAACTCGCTCATCATGGCGACGGGCGATGTGAACCAGGTGCCCGCCGGCGGCGCGCTGGCAGTTGATCGCGAGGCGTTTTCCCGCGCCGTCACGGCGAAGCTGGAAGCGCACCCGAATATCGAGATACGCCGCGAGGAGATTGCCGGTCTGCCGCCGGAAGACTGGAACAATGTGATCGTGGCGACCGGCCCCCTCACCTCGCCTGCCCTCGCCGAAGCGGTGCATAGTCTGACCGGTGAAGGCGAGCTTGCCTTCTTTGATGCCATCGCGCCGATCATCTTTGCCGACAGCATCGATATGGGCGTGGCGTGGAAGCAGTCACGCTATGACAAGGGCGAAACGGAGGAAGACCGCGCCGCCTATATCAACTGCCCGATGGACCGCGAGCAGTATCACGCCTTCGTCGAAGCACTGCTGGCCGGCGACAAGACGGTGTTCCGGGACTGGGAGAAGGACACGCCCTATTTCGAAGCCTGCCTGCCCATCGAAGTAATGGCCGAGCGGGGCATCGAGACGCTGCGCCACGGGCCGATGAAGCCGCGCGGCCTGACCAATGCCCACAAGCCGGGCGAGAAGCCCTATGCGGTCGTCCAGCTGCGCCAGGACAATGCCCACGGCACGCTCTTCAACATGGTCGGCTTCCAGACCAAGCTGAAATACGGCGCGCAGACCGACATTTTCCGCATGATACCGGGGCTGGAGAACGCGCAGTTCGCCCGGCTGGGCGGTATTCACAGGAACACATTCCTGAACTCACCCAAGCTGCTCGACCCGGTAATGCGCCTCAAAGCCCGGCCCGCGCTTCGCTTTGCCGGCCAGATCACCGGCGTTGAGGGCTATGTGGAAAGCGCGGCCATGGGGCTGCTCGCGGGCCGGTTTGCCGCCGCAGAGCGTCTTGGCCAGCCTGTTACGCCGCCGCCACCTACGACAGCGCTCGGCGCGCTGCTGATGCACATCACCACCGGCCATGTGCCGGGCCGCAAGGGCGCGTTCCAGCCGATGAATGTCAATTTCGGCCTGTTTCCGGATATGCAGGGGCCATCGAAGGGCCCCAATGGCGAGCGCCTGCGCGGGGCCGCCAAGGCGCAAGCCAAGAAGCGGCTGATGACGGCGCGTGCGCTGGCCGATTGCGATGCGTGGATCAACCAACCCGAGGCGGCCTGA
- a CDS encoding energy transducer TonB → MFFVSAAWPQDLPESVTQPYVAYTQALEAGDLEAALEAAGAARSAGESARIDPFTLAVLTDNHAELLAALGQHRDAARAYAASAELLDGLNEDWLTRAQTWRLAALSALDGRLTRDAVTYIANARDRIGRADLTDSSVGEEASQIILTEVTERARAGRHVPAGLIAREGLESDLLAAAPPSATMGMLAFHAGVAEFLQAERSRPRTGSRVQPHMSSDSRAAFWLSAAHYFLASAGMEGETVDAMELWTEYLRNKLSSGELIDLDRQLSQAGYLLPPEARERRLARQRLECGDNCVDAELLEGGHPRYPIRAGLAGAEGFAVVRFDINPEGGTDNIRVLYSLPYSDFGVEAVRMVERWRYSPRTIDGEPVWCRGFVTQFSFSIRG, encoded by the coding sequence GTGTTTTTTGTGTCGGCCGCCTGGCCGCAGGATTTGCCGGAATCGGTGACGCAACCCTATGTCGCGTACACGCAGGCCCTCGAAGCGGGTGATCTGGAAGCGGCACTTGAAGCGGCTGGTGCTGCGAGGTCAGCTGGCGAGTCCGCCCGGATTGACCCGTTCACGCTGGCCGTGCTCACCGATAATCATGCCGAGTTGCTGGCGGCGCTGGGCCAGCACAGGGACGCGGCGCGTGCCTATGCCGCGTCAGCGGAGCTGCTGGACGGGCTTAATGAGGACTGGCTGACCCGGGCGCAGACATGGCGTCTGGCGGCGTTGTCGGCGTTAGATGGGCGGCTGACGCGCGATGCTGTCACCTATATTGCGAATGCACGCGACAGGATAGGCCGCGCCGACCTTACCGATAGCAGTGTTGGTGAAGAGGCAAGTCAGATTATCCTGACGGAAGTCACCGAACGCGCGCGCGCCGGCCGGCATGTGCCGGCGGGACTGATTGCTCGTGAGGGGCTGGAGTCGGACTTGCTGGCGGCTGCGCCGCCATCGGCAACCATGGGCATGCTGGCCTTTCATGCCGGAGTGGCGGAGTTTCTGCAGGCCGAACGGAGCCGGCCACGCACAGGGTCGCGCGTGCAGCCGCACATGTCGTCTGACAGCCGCGCCGCATTCTGGCTGTCCGCGGCCCATTACTTCCTCGCATCCGCCGGCATGGAAGGAGAAACGGTCGATGCCATGGAGCTGTGGACCGAGTATCTGCGCAATAAGCTCTCGAGCGGTGAACTCATCGATCTGGACCGGCAGCTGTCCCAGGCCGGTTACCTTCTGCCCCCTGAGGCTCGTGAGCGCCGCCTTGCGCGCCAGCGCCTGGAATGCGGAGACAATTGCGTAGACGCGGAATTGCTGGAAGGCGGACATCCACGCTATCCGATCCGCGCCGGACTTGCCGGTGCCGAAGGTTTTGCGGTGGTCCGCTTTGACATCAATCCCGAAGGCGGGACCGATAATATCCGGGTGCTGTACTCCCTGCCTTACTCCGATTTCGGTGTAGAGGCGGTCAGGATGGTCGAAAGGTGGCGGTATTCGCCGCGAACCATTGATGGCGAGCCGGTCTGGTGCCGGGGCTTCGTTACCCAGTTCAGCTTCTCGATACGAGGGTGA
- a CDS encoding squalene/phytoene synthase family protein: MSADSLTDTVRRDDPDRYLAALFAPEPVRARLWALYVFNAEIARIPSSVTEPVIGEMRLAWARDAVSDLFAEPPRVRRHPVYEALAALRGQRGGPALDDLVALIEARNADLGEGAFPDAAERERYVDRSSGLVMQLAAAICAPDWQPGEEGQAALIAAARLWGYSAMLRDFARLCAAGRPPVAEAELTASGASLEALRRGLEPEKALLARTGLVDAARGAAAALDTSRKSLPAEIFPAIGYVMLARPVLKAAKRQSDPYAPLPDSALIMRQLRLLGASLSGRV, encoded by the coding sequence GTGTCCGCTGACAGCCTGACCGACACCGTCCGCCGCGACGATCCCGACCGGTATCTGGCCGCCCTGTTCGCGCCGGAGCCAGTGCGCGCGCGGCTGTGGGCGCTTTACGTGTTCAATGCGGAAATCGCGCGTATCCCGTCCAGCGTCACCGAGCCGGTGATCGGCGAAATGCGCCTCGCCTGGGCGCGCGATGCGGTGTCGGACCTCTTTGCCGAGCCGCCACGGGTACGCCGCCACCCCGTCTATGAGGCGCTGGCGGCCTTGCGCGGGCAACGTGGCGGGCCTGCCCTGGATGACCTGGTGGCGTTGATCGAGGCGCGCAACGCCGATCTGGGCGAGGGGGCCTTCCCCGATGCGGCCGAGCGCGAGCGGTATGTGGACCGCAGTTCGGGGCTGGTAATGCAGCTCGCGGCAGCGATCTGCGCGCCGGACTGGCAGCCGGGCGAAGAGGGGCAGGCCGCCCTGATCGCGGCAGCGCGTCTGTGGGGATATAGCGCCATGCTGCGTGATTTTGCGCGCCTGTGCGCGGCTGGCCGCCCGCCGGTTGCCGAAGCGGAGCTGACCGCCAGCGGAGCCAGCCTTGAAGCCCTGCGCCGGGGTCTGGAGCCTGAGAAGGCCCTTCTGGCTCGTACGGGGCTGGTGGACGCGGCGCGAGGCGCGGCGGCTGCGCTGGACACATCACGCAAGAGCCTGCCAGCAGAGATATTTCCGGCGATTGGCTATGTCATGCTGGCGCGCCCGGTCCTCAAGGCGGCAAAGCGTCAGAGCGACCCTTACGCGCCCCTGCCAGACAGCGCGCTCATCATGCGCCAGCTGCGCCTTCTGGGCGCGTCGCTGAGCGGACGGGTCTGA
- a CDS encoding serine hydrolase domain-containing protein, with translation MSDPRWPLSSSLIGAALLAASLAACSQPAVSTAEAVSETVPAARTLNGAGLATLDATLETFAAAQARSGYVALIARDGVVQHISETGFADIESARPMTADTMVRIASMTKPVTAAAIMQLAEDGALSLDQPLADIIPAFADTRVAVSVSANGEGEIETVAAERAITIEDLLTHTSGIGYVFDYETDLGRLYLTRNVYEDREMTLEERIDHLAGLPLYFQPGERWYYSWSNDILGRVVEVVSGQDLESYMQAHIFQPLGMDNTTFFPGEEHREQIATLYTHDENGAIQPVPTSLDYAFGANVAAGGAGLFSTANDFFRFAQALANGGELDRTRILSADSVAAMSQVHVGADRMPANMNAGNLGFGYSLGVVYEGQGSSASGYPADFGWGGYFDTDFFVSPSTGVVALILAQEQPSATSPREGARAIFREHIQAVIGE, from the coding sequence ATGTCCGACCCGCGCTGGCCTCTGTCATCGTCCCTTATTGGTGCTGCCCTGCTCGCCGCCAGCCTTGCCGCCTGCTCCCAGCCTGCGGTCAGCACGGCAGAAGCGGTAAGCGAAACCGTACCCGCCGCCCGCACGCTCAATGGCGCCGGACTGGCCACACTGGACGCGACGCTGGAAACCTTCGCCGCCGCGCAGGCGCGTTCCGGCTATGTCGCCCTGATCGCGCGCGACGGCGTGGTGCAACACATCTCCGAAACGGGATTTGCCGATATCGAGAGCGCACGCCCGATGACAGCCGATACGATGGTGCGCATCGCCTCGATGACCAAGCCGGTCACCGCCGCTGCCATCATGCAGCTGGCCGAGGATGGCGCGCTGAGCCTGGACCAGCCGCTCGCAGACATCATCCCGGCCTTTGCCGATACGCGCGTGGCCGTCTCTGTCAGCGCGAACGGTGAAGGCGAGATCGAGACAGTTGCCGCCGAACGCGCCATCACCATCGAGGACCTGCTCACCCACACCTCCGGCATTGGCTATGTCTTCGACTACGAGACCGATCTGGGCCGGCTCTATCTCACGCGCAATGTCTATGAAGACCGTGAGATGACGCTTGAGGAGCGCATCGACCATCTGGCCGGCCTGCCCCTCTACTTCCAGCCCGGCGAGCGCTGGTACTATAGCTGGTCGAATGACATTCTGGGCCGGGTTGTCGAGGTTGTTTCGGGTCAGGACCTCGAAAGCTACATGCAGGCGCACATCTTCCAGCCGCTGGGCATGGACAACACCACCTTCTTCCCCGGCGAGGAACACCGCGAGCAGATCGCGACGCTTTATACCCATGACGAAAACGGCGCGATCCAGCCGGTCCCGACGAGCCTTGATTATGCCTTTGGCGCCAATGTCGCCGCTGGCGGCGCGGGCCTGTTCTCGACGGCCAACGACTTTTTTCGCTTTGCCCAGGCGCTGGCCAATGGCGGCGAGCTGGACAGGACACGCATCCTGTCAGCCGACAGCGTGGCGGCCATGAGCCAAGTGCATGTTGGCGCAGACCGCATGCCCGCGAACATGAATGCCGGCAATCTCGGCTTTGGCTATTCGCTGGGGGTCGTCTACGAGGGCCAGGGTTCAAGCGCCAGCGGCTACCCGGCCGATTTCGGCTGGGGCGGGTATTTCGACACCGACTTCTTCGTCAGCCCCTCGACCGGCGTTGTGGCCCTGATCCTGGCGCAGGAACAGCCCTCCGCCACCTCTCCGCGCGAAGGCGCGCGGGCCATATTCCGTGAGCACATACAAGCCGTGATCGGCGAATAG
- a CDS encoding urate hydroxylase PuuD produces the protein MAAILTNLRLTVGVSAALALAFLLVYALLFANLGLDSQIFWSATLRWTHVVVGIMWIGLLYYFNFVQIPTMPSIPDEQKPAISKHIAPQALFWFRWAAAFTVLTGLVLAVVNNYWLETLSFGLLGAATAGHVFLGIGMWLALVMAFNVWFVIWPNQKIALGIVEAEADAKPKAARTAMLFSRTNTLLSLPMLVAMAGYQTLG, from the coding sequence ATGGCTGCTATTCTTACCAATCTTCGTCTGACGGTCGGCGTTTCTGCCGCCCTGGCGCTGGCGTTCCTGCTTGTTTACGCGCTGCTCTTTGCCAATCTGGGGCTGGACAGCCAGATTTTCTGGTCGGCCACGCTGCGCTGGACCCATGTGGTCGTGGGCATTATGTGGATTGGCCTGCTTTACTATTTCAACTTCGTCCAGATCCCCACCATGCCGTCCATCCCGGATGAGCAGAAGCCGGCCATCTCCAAGCATATCGCGCCGCAGGCTTTGTTCTGGTTCCGCTGGGCGGCGGCTTTCACCGTGCTGACGGGCCTCGTTCTGGCGGTGGTCAATAATTACTGGCTGGAGACGCTGTCCTTTGGCTTGCTCGGCGCGGCGACGGCTGGCCATGTCTTCCTGGGCATCGGTATGTGGCTGGCGCTGGTGATGGCGTTCAATGTCTGGTTCGTGATCTGGCCGAACCAGAAAATCGCGCTGGGGATTGTCGAGGCAGAGGCCGACGCCAAGCCCAAGGCTGCGCGTACCGCCATGCTGTTTTCGCGTACCAATACGCTGCTCTCCCTGCCCATGCTGGTGGCGATGGCGGGGTATCAGACGCTCGGCTGA
- the secF gene encoding protein translocase subunit SecF encodes MNLSSFALVRFLPVETKFGFIRMRVGAFILSLFMVLGSVTAFFTMGLNLGIDFRGGTAIEISTQGPADIALIREAVSAAVPGDVQVQGFGAEEDVLIRVGEIDPEVINALEGFDALDAAQAQQAVQQLVRAALVEAVPDVSFERMEVISPQVSDELRIAGATAVLVSLFLMLVYIWLRFEWQYSVGAVLALAHDVIITIGFFSVTQLQFNLPTIAAILTIVGYSMNDTVVIYDRIREMFRKYKSLPTADVLDLAINATLSRTILTSGTTLVALIAMAAIGGPALEGFALALIWGVGIGTYSSIFVAAPLLTITGVRRDSGERDD; translated from the coding sequence ATGAATCTTTCCAGTTTTGCCCTTGTGCGCTTCCTGCCGGTGGAGACGAAGTTCGGCTTCATCCGCATGCGGGTGGGCGCCTTCATCCTCTCTCTGTTCATGGTGCTGGGGTCGGTGACGGCCTTCTTCACCATGGGCCTTAATCTCGGCATCGATTTCCGCGGCGGCACGGCGATTGAAATCAGCACGCAAGGTCCGGCCGATATCGCGCTGATCCGCGAAGCAGTGTCCGCGGCAGTGCCCGGTGATGTGCAGGTTCAGGGCTTTGGTGCCGAGGAAGACGTGCTCATACGTGTCGGCGAGATCGACCCTGAGGTCATCAATGCGCTGGAAGGTTTTGACGCGCTGGATGCGGCCCAGGCCCAGCAGGCCGTGCAACAGCTGGTGCGCGCAGCTCTGGTAGAGGCGGTGCCCGATGTCAGCTTCGAGCGCATGGAGGTCATCAGCCCCCAGGTGTCTGACGAGCTGCGTATAGCTGGCGCGACGGCGGTGCTAGTCTCGCTCTTCCTGATGCTGGTCTATATCTGGCTGCGCTTTGAGTGGCAGTACTCGGTGGGCGCCGTGCTGGCGCTGGCCCATGACGTCATCATCACTATCGGCTTTTTCTCCGTTACCCAGCTCCAGTTCAACCTGCCCACGATTGCGGCCATTCTCACCATTGTCGGCTACTCGATGAACGATACCGTGGTCATTTATGACCGCATCCGGGAGATGTTCCGCAAATACAAATCCCTGCCGACGGCGGATGTTCTGGACCTGGCGATCAACGCGACCCTGTCACGCACGATACTGACATCAGGCACCACGCTTGTTGCCCTTATCGCCATGGCGGCGATAGGCGGCCCGGCGCTGGAAGGCTTTGCTCTCGCCCTTATCTGGGGTGTGGGGATCGGTACCTATTCGTCGATATTCGTGGCCGCTCCGCTGCTCACCATTACCGGTGTCCGGCGCGATTCCGGCGAGCGCGACGACTAG
- the secD gene encoding protein translocase subunit SecD, producing the protein MLYFARWKIALILGTILIGVLFLMPNFVPESTRYGPDGRPQGVWTVLPSDTLNLGLDLRGGSHLVFQVDMDEVRSERLIRLADDVRTVLRNQPPILTAAPAVVEGRVVVRLSRPEDMEAALRRLRSINEPVSNSFGQASLDQTLSIEEDPDGRTIRVSITEAAFAEIQRRTVTQSVEVIRRRIDGTGTTEPTIVRQGDDRVLVQVPGESDPQRIIEIVGTTARMTFHMVEANVDPGPDGQGRTPPGVVIMPTEEPSEPFLAVQRRALVTGEQLVRASQGFNEAGQPSVNFTFNTSGARAFGDATAANVGRRFAIVLDDVIISAPRIRSPIMGGSGMIDGGFTVQSANDLANMLNAGALPARLTPVEQRSVSAGLGQDSIERGQTAIIIGFSLVIVFMLLAYGFFGIASTLALIVNICLLMGGLSGLQATLTLPGIAGIVLTIGMAVDANVLIFERIREEYRSGRTVTNAIENGYQHALSAILDANVTTFIAAAVLYMMGAGPVRGFAVTLGIGILTSVFTAFVFSRLLLAGWLRFAKPKALPM; encoded by the coding sequence ATGCTTTATTTTGCCCGCTGGAAGATAGCCCTCATCCTCGGAACCATCCTGATCGGGGTGCTGTTCCTGATGCCCAATTTCGTGCCGGAAAGCACGCGCTACGGCCCGGATGGCCGTCCGCAGGGCGTGTGGACAGTCCTGCCCAGCGACACGCTCAATCTGGGGCTGGACTTGCGTGGCGGCTCGCACCTGGTGTTCCAGGTGGATATGGACGAGGTGCGCTCCGAGCGCCTGATCCGGCTGGCAGATGATGTGCGCACGGTGCTGCGCAATCAGCCGCCCATCCTGACAGCGGCGCCTGCGGTGGTTGAGGGGCGCGTTGTGGTGCGTCTGTCTCGTCCGGAAGACATGGAGGCGGCCCTGCGCCGTCTGCGCAGCATCAACGAGCCGGTGTCCAATTCCTTCGGACAGGCCAGCCTCGACCAGACCCTGTCTATCGAGGAAGACCCGGACGGGCGCACGATCCGCGTCAGCATTACTGAAGCCGCCTTCGCAGAAATCCAGCGCCGGACCGTAACCCAGTCGGTCGAGGTCATCCGCCGGCGTATCGATGGCACCGGCACGACCGAGCCGACGATTGTGCGCCAGGGCGATGACCGCGTGCTGGTGCAGGTGCCCGGTGAAAGTGATCCGCAGCGTATTATCGAAATCGTCGGTACGACCGCGCGCATGACCTTCCACATGGTCGAGGCCAATGTGGATCCTGGCCCGGACGGGCAGGGACGTACACCGCCCGGCGTCGTCATCATGCCGACCGAGGAGCCCAGTGAGCCCTTCCTCGCCGTACAGCGCCGCGCCCTGGTGACGGGCGAGCAGCTTGTGCGAGCGAGCCAGGGTTTCAACGAGGCAGGTCAGCCTTCGGTGAACTTCACCTTCAACACCTCCGGCGCGCGCGCCTTCGGTGATGCAACGGCGGCCAATGTCGGGCGCCGTTTTGCCATCGTGCTCGATGATGTGATTATTTCCGCGCCGCGCATCCGCTCGCCCATCATGGGCGGGTCGGGCATGATTGATGGCGGTTTCACGGTTCAATCCGCCAACGATCTGGCCAACATGCTCAATGCCGGCGCGCTGCCTGCGCGCCTGACCCCGGTTGAACAGCGTTCGGTCAGCGCCGGTCTGGGACAGGATTCCATTGAGCGCGGCCAGACCGCGATCATTATCGGGTTCAGCCTCGTTATCGTGTTCATGCTGCTGGCCTATGGGTTCTTCGGCATTGCGTCCACGCTCGCGCTGATCGTCAATATCTGTCTGCTCATGGGCGGGCTGTCCGGTCTGCAGGCAACGCTGACCCTGCCGGGTATCGCCGGTATCGTGCTGACGATCGGCATGGCGGTGGACGCCAACGTGCTGATCTTTGAACGCATCCGCGAGGAATACCGGTCGGGCCGGACGGTGACCAACGCCATCGAGAACGGCTATCAGCACGCGCTGTCGGCCATTCTGGACGCAAACGTGACGACCTTCATCGCGGCGGCCGTGCTCTACATGATGGGCGCAGGTCCGGTGCGCGGCTTTGCCGTGACGCTGGGCATAGGCATTCTCACATCGGTCTTTACCGCCTTTGTGTTCTCGCGGCTTCTTCTGGCGGGCTGGCTGCGTTTCGCCAAGCCCAAAGCCCTGCCGATGTAG
- the yajC gene encoding preprotein translocase subunit YajC, with amino-acid sequence MPAFLDSVTLAAAGGGGGMGALLIQLFPFILIFIVFYFLLIRPQQQRVKKHREMVEALRRGDEVVTAGGLIGKVTRVADGELTVELAQGVRVKVVRQTISEVRARTEPSRSRRDDDDADDSDEDARG; translated from the coding sequence ATGCCTGCATTTCTCGATTCTGTGACGCTTGCGGCTGCCGGTGGCGGCGGCGGAATGGGTGCGCTGCTGATCCAGCTCTTCCCGTTCATCCTGATTTTCATCGTCTTCTATTTCCTGCTGATCCGTCCCCAGCAGCAGCGCGTCAAGAAACACCGCGAAATGGTCGAGGCACTGCGCCGCGGCGATGAGGTTGTCACCGCAGGCGGTCTGATCGGCAAGGTGACGCGTGTGGCCGATGGCGAGCTGACCGTCGAGCTGGCGCAGGGCGTGCGCGTGAAAGTGGTGCGCCAAACGATTTCCGAAGTGCGTGCACGTACCGAGCCGTCGCGCTCGCGCCGTGACGACGATGATGCCGATGACAGCGACGAGGACGCGCGCGGCTAG